The following are encoded in a window of Funiculus sociatus GB2-C1 genomic DNA:
- the rnhA gene encoding ribonuclease HI, which translates to MPFSRKIKTLYTDGACRGNPGPGGWGVVVYFNDGSVYEMGDADPATTNNRMEMQAAIGALKLVTATGQQEPVTLYTDSEYLRNGITKWVKGWKKKGWKTSEGKPVLNKDLWEILDELNSQHIEWRYVRGHAGNEGNERCDEIARAFALGRAPDLQQTQPDALISSQATDSIDRETIQSSDVSSDPPNLGLVMVDSTTPPSLDSLDNLPREVRVAQLRNLIETLHVADEIAAKGYLITSSELADLMDVNASAVTSRGDNWGWRNWVVSRVRREGNQILWQLERVDEVNSNFEASANS; encoded by the coding sequence ATGCCCTTCTCACGTAAAATCAAAACTCTTTACACCGATGGAGCTTGCCGTGGCAACCCTGGCCCTGGCGGCTGGGGCGTTGTGGTTTATTTTAATGATGGATCGGTCTATGAAATGGGTGACGCAGATCCTGCAACCACAAATAACCGCATGGAAATGCAAGCAGCGATTGGTGCCTTAAAACTTGTCACTGCCACCGGACAACAAGAACCAGTCACACTCTACACTGATAGCGAATACCTGAGAAACGGTATTACCAAATGGGTTAAAGGCTGGAAAAAGAAGGGTTGGAAAACCTCGGAAGGTAAACCCGTTCTCAACAAAGACCTCTGGGAAATTCTTGATGAACTCAATTCCCAGCATATCGAGTGGCGGTATGTGCGGGGTCACGCAGGAAATGAAGGAAATGAGCGCTGCGATGAGATTGCCCGCGCTTTTGCCCTTGGCCGCGCCCCTGACCTGCAACAAACACAACCAGATGCCTTAATTAGTTCACAGGCTACCGATTCCATCGATCGGGAAACGATACAATCGAGTGACGTATCTTCTGACCCTCCTAACCTCGGCCTTGTCATGGTAGACTCTACTACTCCTCCGTCTCTTGATTCTCTGGACAATCTGCCCCGTGAAGTGAGAGTCGCCCAACTTCGCAACTTGATAGAAACTCTCCACGTAGCTGATGAAATAGCTGCTAAAGGCTATCTGATTACTAGCTCTGAATTAGCCGATCTAATGGATGTCAATGCCAGTGCTGTCACCAGTCGCGGCGACAACTGGGGTTGGCGCAATTGGGTGGTATCGCGAGTGCGCCGCGAGGGAAATCAAATTCTCTGGCAGCTGGAACGAGTGGATGAGGTAAACAGTAATTTTGAAGCAAGTGCTAATAGCTAA
- a CDS encoding glycosyltransferase family 2 protein, whose product MSVDWLILQSAISLLLLLIQAPAAFILLSRLLKGPSRRSPVEPHTATPELFGAVSVVVPTLNEAERISPCLAGLTRQSYEVREIIVVDSRSQDGTPDLVKAAQQKDPRFRLINDDPLPSGWVGRPWALHNGFLHMAGLGAGDWGLGTGDWGQGAGDNSQSPIPNSQSPIPNSQSPKWFLGLDADTQPSPGLVAGLVKAAEAEGYDLVSLSPQFILKYPGEWWLQPALLMTLLYRFDPAGTNTQDPSRVMANGQCFLCRRSVLEAVGGYTSAKSSFCDDVTLARNIASGGFKVGFLDGAKVLKVRMYEGAAETWNEWGRSLDLKDASSSGQIWGDLWLLTCTQGLPLLASFILLSWLVMGNSSIPVLAAAGLNLFLLLIRFALLLAIAPSYESFMRSPHVAPLNDRVETRNFPFLHLPVYFYLSPLADPLAVLRIFLSAFRTPKQWRGRNYG is encoded by the coding sequence GTGAGCGTCGATTGGTTAATACTACAGAGCGCAATATCGCTCTTGCTGCTGTTGATTCAAGCACCAGCAGCATTTATTCTGCTTTCGCGGCTGTTGAAAGGGCCTTCTAGGCGATCGCCTGTTGAACCCCACACTGCCACGCCGGAACTTTTCGGTGCAGTCAGTGTGGTGGTTCCTACTTTAAACGAGGCAGAGCGAATTAGTCCTTGTTTAGCAGGGTTAACGCGCCAAAGCTACGAAGTCCGAGAAATTATCGTCGTTGATAGTCGTTCCCAAGATGGAACGCCAGATTTAGTAAAAGCAGCACAGCAAAAAGACCCCCGATTTCGCCTAATTAATGATGACCCTCTCCCCTCTGGCTGGGTGGGTCGTCCTTGGGCTTTGCATAATGGCTTTTTGCATATGGCAGGGTTGGGGGCTGGGGACTGGGGGCTGGGGACTGGGGACTGGGGACAAGGGGCTGGGGACAATTCCCAATCCCCAATCCCCAATTCCCAATCCCCAATCCCCAATTCCCAATCCCCAAAATGGTTTTTGGGTCTTGATGCCGATACTCAGCCTAGTCCGGGCTTAGTTGCTGGTTTGGTAAAGGCAGCAGAGGCGGAAGGTTACGATTTGGTTTCTCTGTCGCCGCAGTTTATCCTCAAATATCCTGGGGAATGGTGGCTGCAACCAGCACTGTTAATGACTCTACTGTACCGATTCGATCCGGCGGGGACAAATACTCAAGATCCGTCGCGAGTGATGGCGAATGGTCAGTGTTTCCTGTGTCGTCGCTCGGTTTTAGAGGCTGTGGGGGGGTATACCAGTGCTAAGAGTTCTTTTTGTGACGATGTGACTCTTGCTCGTAACATCGCTTCCGGTGGCTTTAAGGTGGGCTTTCTGGATGGGGCTAAGGTCTTGAAGGTGCGGATGTATGAGGGAGCAGCTGAAACCTGGAATGAGTGGGGGCGATCGCTTGATCTCAAAGATGCGTCATCAAGTGGTCAGATATGGGGCGATTTGTGGTTGCTTACTTGCACTCAAGGTCTACCCCTATTAGCATCCTTTATTTTACTAAGTTGGCTGGTAATGGGGAATTCTTCAATACCTGTCCTAGCGGCAGCCGGGCTGAACTTATTTCTGCTTTTGATTAGGTTTGCCTTGCTTTTAGCGATCGCGCCCTCATATGAAAGCTTCATGCGATCGCCCCATGTCGCCCCCTTAAACGATCGTGTAGAGACGCGAAATTTTCCGTTTCTGCATTTACCTGTTTACTTTTATCTTTCTCCTCTCGCAGATCCCTTGGCAGTGTTGCGAATTTTCTTGTCTGCCTTCCGCACTCCAAAGCAGTGGCGGGGGCGGAATTATGGATAA
- the cruF gene encoding gamma-carotene 1'-hydroxylase CruF encodes MKQLVTVERFCLVGHIVTMVFGLAGLVLVVPHPELIMNLGETGQTAFQWSMAGGGVVNIVLGTIAVAIYAYRKLGLWHWLTFMLPAVCLSLGSELLGTSTGFPFGDYSYLNGLGYKIGGLVPFTIPLSWFYMGLVSYLIACAGLKTRQNPSLVRYVGAIALAAMMFTSWDFALEPAMSQTMVPFWYWEHPGAFFGTPYRNYAGWFGTSSLFIGVGAMLWRKTPILLERSQLGFPLTIYLSNFGYAAGLSLAAGYWIPVSLGVIVGVIPALTLWQLAKPADVKESTTETPASMKPEIPVTQVKVAVK; translated from the coding sequence ATGAAGCAACTTGTCACTGTCGAGCGTTTCTGCCTGGTTGGTCATATTGTAACGATGGTTTTTGGACTGGCGGGACTGGTGCTGGTCGTACCCCATCCTGAACTAATTATGAATTTAGGGGAAACGGGGCAGACTGCATTCCAGTGGAGTATGGCTGGGGGTGGCGTGGTTAATATCGTCTTGGGAACCATCGCCGTTGCCATTTATGCGTACAGAAAGCTGGGGCTATGGCACTGGCTGACTTTCATGTTGCCAGCGGTGTGTCTGTCTTTGGGGAGCGAACTGCTGGGAACCAGTACAGGCTTTCCCTTTGGGGACTACAGCTACCTGAATGGCTTGGGGTATAAGATTGGTGGACTGGTGCCTTTCACTATTCCCTTGTCCTGGTTTTATATGGGATTGGTTTCCTATTTAATTGCTTGTGCGGGTCTAAAAACTCGGCAAAATCCAAGTTTGGTTCGCTATGTGGGCGCGATCGCTCTTGCTGCTATGATGTTCACCTCTTGGGATTTTGCCCTGGAGCCAGCAATGAGTCAGACGATGGTGCCTTTTTGGTATTGGGAACACCCAGGAGCCTTCTTTGGCACACCCTACCGAAACTATGCGGGTTGGTTTGGCACTAGCTCGCTATTTATCGGTGTGGGAGCAATGTTGTGGAGAAAGACACCGATTCTATTGGAGCGCAGTCAGCTGGGTTTCCCACTCACCATTTATCTAAGTAACTTTGGTTATGCAGCTGGATTGAGCTTGGCCGCTGGGTATTGGATACCAGTCTCGTTGGGAGTTATTGTCGGTGTCATTCCGGCTTTGACACTATGGCAGTTGGCAAAACCAGCAGATGTAAAAGAATCCACAACTGAAACTCCTGCCAGTATGAAGCCAGAAATTCCAGTTACTCAAGTCAAAGTGGCGGTGAAGTGA
- a CDS encoding GNAT family N-acetyltransferase, with amino-acid sequence MTSFLPKETKTAIRPVQYRDLDAIAQLAAEELEGGNPASSTALATQVHRVRPWFGPLKFLSWFPNPCQHTFNVYVAEQDNQIRGTIQVSPFNRTGSTWRVERVLVETGSPTEIGSGLLRHCFEAIVEARTWLLEVNIHNKAGLALYRQNGFQPLAQLTYWAIAPELLSSLQDREPDLPNLLPVSNADAQLLCQLDTVSMPPLLRQVFDRNIHDFKTSVVNSFLTNLKHWLGKTHSVSGYVFEPQRKAAIGYFQIFLSRDGSQPHVAELTVHPAYTWLYPELLSQMAQIVKDYPAQSLQLASADYQPEREEYLEQLGAERISHSLLMSRSVWHKLREAKPLSLEGLQLAEMLQGLQPAHKPIPGRMSWLKSKQKKQIPAEAPKDSPLPLNGSTVLNSQNLEATKTNPNDRGKDNGENLGPGVGCR; translated from the coding sequence ATGACTTCATTTCTGCCTAAAGAAACCAAAACAGCGATCCGCCCAGTTCAATACCGCGATCTGGATGCGATCGCACAGCTTGCCGCCGAAGAACTTGAGGGAGGGAACCCAGCCTCCTCAACGGCTCTTGCTACGCAGGTACATCGTGTTAGACCCTGGTTTGGTCCGCTGAAGTTTTTGAGTTGGTTTCCCAACCCTTGTCAGCATACCTTTAATGTTTATGTCGCGGAGCAGGATAACCAGATTCGCGGCACGATTCAGGTGTCACCTTTTAACCGCACAGGCAGCACTTGGCGGGTTGAACGGGTGTTAGTGGAGACAGGAAGCCCGACGGAAATAGGCTCCGGGCTGTTGCGTCATTGCTTTGAGGCGATCGTCGAAGCTCGTACCTGGTTGCTGGAAGTGAATATCCACAATAAAGCGGGGCTAGCTCTTTACCGACAGAACGGTTTTCAGCCTTTGGCGCAGCTAACTTACTGGGCGATCGCGCCAGAATTGCTCTCGTCGTTACAAGATCGAGAACCCGATTTACCCAATCTCCTTCCCGTAAGTAACGCTGATGCCCAACTGCTATGCCAGTTGGATACAGTTTCTATGCCGCCTTTGTTGCGTCAGGTGTTTGACCGCAACATCCATGACTTCAAAACCAGCGTTGTTAACAGTTTCCTCACCAATCTAAAGCACTGGTTGGGCAAAACACACAGCGTTAGTGGCTATGTGTTTGAACCGCAGCGCAAGGCTGCAATTGGCTATTTTCAGATTTTTCTTTCGCGCGATGGTTCTCAACCCCATGTCGCCGAGTTGACCGTACATCCAGCCTACACCTGGCTGTACCCAGAATTGCTTTCACAAATGGCTCAAATTGTCAAGGATTACCCCGCACAATCCCTGCAACTGGCTTCTGCTGACTATCAGCCAGAACGCGAAGAATATTTGGAACAGTTGGGAGCCGAGCGGATTTCCCATTCCCTACTGATGTCTCGTTCCGTCTGGCACAAGTTGCGCGAGGCAAAACCGCTCTCTTTAGAAGGGCTACAATTAGCTGAAATGCTCCAAGGTCTTCAGCCGGCACATAAACCAATACCGGGGCGGATGTCTTGGCTCAAGTCCAAACAGAAGAAGCAAATACCAGCCGAGGCTCCGAAGGATTCACCATTGCCGTTAAACGGTTCAACAGTGCTAAACTCACAGAATCTGGAGGCAACAAAAACCAACCCGAACGACCGGGGAAAAGATAATGGAGAGAATCTCGGCCCTGGGGTTGGATGTCGGTAA
- the ruvX gene encoding Holliday junction resolvase RuvX, with protein MERISALGLDVGKKRVGVAGCDGTGLIATGIATIERISFERDVEQLQQLVEERQAQVLVVGLPYSMDGTLGFQAKQVQKFAERMAEALQLPLEYVDERLTSYEAEELIREEKRSPAHNKALIDRKAAALILQRWLDERRTKLRKLSLSPSQSLMTDD; from the coding sequence ATGGAGAGAATCTCGGCCCTGGGGTTGGATGTCGGTAAAAAGCGCGTTGGGGTGGCAGGTTGTGATGGCACTGGTTTGATTGCCACTGGGATTGCCACAATTGAGCGCATTTCATTTGAGCGAGATGTAGAGCAACTGCAACAGCTGGTTGAGGAGCGACAAGCGCAAGTTCTTGTTGTGGGCTTACCTTATTCGATGGATGGGACGCTGGGTTTCCAGGCGAAGCAGGTGCAGAAATTTGCCGAACGCATGGCTGAAGCTCTCCAGTTACCTCTAGAGTATGTGGATGAGCGGCTGACATCCTATGAGGCAGAGGAACTGATCAGAGAAGAGAAGCGATCGCCTGCTCACAACAAAGCTCTGATTGACCGTAAGGCAGCAGCTTTGATCTTGCAACGCTGGTTAGATGAGCGTCGGACAAAACTTAGGAAGTTATCCTTATCGCCTAGTCAATCACTAATGACTGATGACTAA
- the rpsO gene encoding 30S ribosomal protein S15: MTLPQQRKHEIMTEYQVHETDTGSTDLQIAMLTERINRLSTHLRANKKDHASRRGLLKMIGTRKRLLSYLQKEDRPRYQALIGRLGIRG; this comes from the coding sequence ATGACTCTGCCGCAACAGCGTAAACACGAAATTATGACCGAGTACCAGGTTCACGAAACTGATACCGGATCGACCGATCTCCAGATTGCCATGCTGACGGAACGAATCAATCGTCTTAGCACTCACCTGAGAGCCAACAAGAAAGATCATGCTTCAAGGCGGGGTCTGTTAAAGATGATTGGTACCAGAAAGCGTCTCTTGTCCTATCTGCAAAAGGAAGACAGACCACGCTATCAAGCCTTAATTGGCCGTCTCGGTATTCGCGGTTAA
- a CDS encoding PAM68 family protein, translated as MSEESQRDRLPFEPKKNRKKAAKTPAKPSSMAKENPQQPNQKPESTAVPEVVSKRMVSRIALFCGIPTALGILTFIVSYVVVSQQWLKLPNVAVVLVSMGFFGLGVLGLSYGVISASWDEEIPGSKLGWKEFTTNWGRLTSAWRSAGQKD; from the coding sequence ATGTCTGAAGAATCCCAACGCGATCGCTTACCTTTTGAACCCAAGAAGAATCGCAAAAAAGCGGCGAAAACCCCAGCGAAACCCTCTAGCATGGCTAAAGAGAATCCTCAGCAGCCGAACCAAAAGCCTGAGTCAACGGCAGTGCCAGAAGTGGTGAGTAAGCGCATGGTGAGCCGGATAGCTCTTTTTTGCGGGATTCCCACTGCGTTAGGCATCTTAACTTTTATCGTTAGCTATGTAGTAGTTAGCCAACAATGGTTAAAGTTGCCTAACGTCGCAGTTGTACTTGTGAGTATGGGCTTTTTTGGTCTGGGTGTCCTGGGATTAAGTTACGGGGTGATTTCCGCCTCTTGGGATGAAGAGATACCTGGGAGTAAACTAGGCTGGAAAGAGTTCACCACGAACTGGGGGCGACTGACATCGGCATGGCGGTCGGCTGGGCAAAAAGATTAA